A genomic segment from Polyangium mundeleinium encodes:
- a CDS encoding response regulator transcription factor, whose amino-acid sequence MPHILIVEDEPAIAESLAYALRRDGFGVTLAGTLAGAERSLDGASLVLLDLMLPDGSGFDLIGKVRRSGLGTPIIVLTSRDDEADRVAALETGADDYVTKPFSTREIVARVRAVLRRVAPPAPLSTTPPPAAAPTPAPAPVTTNASASASASAPQPLSVDEATRRAYVHDREVELTRVEFDLLACLLAAPGRVFTRAQLIDRVWGDGFAISDRTIDSHVKGLRRKVESAGGNPAFIETVRGVGYRVTDRPAAPPPGPPDAP is encoded by the coding sequence ATGCCGCACATCCTGATCGTCGAGGACGAGCCCGCGATCGCCGAGTCCCTCGCGTACGCGCTCCGCCGCGACGGCTTCGGCGTCACCCTCGCCGGCACCCTCGCCGGCGCCGAGCGCTCCCTCGACGGCGCCTCCCTCGTCCTGCTCGACCTCATGCTCCCCGATGGCAGCGGCTTCGACCTCATCGGCAAGGTCCGCAGGAGCGGCCTCGGCACCCCCATCATCGTCCTCACGAGCCGCGACGACGAAGCCGACCGCGTCGCCGCCCTCGAAACCGGCGCCGACGACTACGTCACCAAACCCTTCTCCACCCGCGAAATCGTCGCCCGCGTCCGCGCCGTCCTCCGCCGCGTCGCCCCGCCCGCCCCCCTCAGCACCACGCCGCCTCCCGCCGCCGCGCCCACGCCCGCTCCCGCGCCCGTCACCACCAACGCTTCCGCTTCCGCTTCCGCCTCCGCGCCCCAGCCGCTCTCCGTCGACGAGGCCACCCGCAGGGCCTACGTCCACGACCGCGAGGTCGAGCTCACCCGCGTCGAGTTCGACCTCCTCGCTTGCTTGCTCGCGGCGCCCGGCCGTGTCTTCACCCGCGCGCAGCTCATCGACCGCGTGTGGGGCGACGGCTTCGCCATCTCCGACCGCACCATCGACTCGCACGTAAAAGGCCTTCGCCGCAAGGTCGAGTCGGCCGGCGGAAACCCGGCCTTCATCGAGACCGTGCGTGGCGTCGGCTACCGCGTCACCGACAGGCCCGCGGCGCCTCCGCCGGGCCCCCCGGATGCCCCGTGA
- the uppS gene encoding polyprenyl diphosphate synthase, whose amino-acid sequence MNERSLPQHIAIILDGNGRWATSRGLPRTKGHEAGSHKVRLAVRACHERKIPVLTLYAFSAANWSRPGEEVGNLMRICRDFAEEAHDDLVARGVRVVVVGDIDDEVPTATRKATERLIANTAGGTSMTLALALNYGGRRDMVSAMRAVAAQARAGLLLPEDIDAQSLRRFLSTSELPDADLVIRTGGEQRLSDFLPFEAAFAELFFTDTLWPDFSEATLDDALAFYTRRQRRFGRTDEQVRRSAEV is encoded by the coding sequence ATGAACGAACGCTCGCTCCCTCAGCACATCGCGATCATCCTCGACGGCAACGGCCGCTGGGCCACGTCGCGCGGGCTTCCTCGCACGAAGGGACACGAGGCCGGCTCGCACAAGGTCCGCCTCGCGGTGCGCGCCTGCCACGAGCGGAAGATCCCGGTGCTCACGCTCTACGCATTCAGCGCGGCGAACTGGAGCCGCCCGGGCGAGGAGGTGGGGAACCTCATGCGCATCTGCCGCGACTTCGCCGAGGAAGCGCACGACGATCTCGTGGCGCGCGGGGTGCGCGTGGTCGTGGTGGGCGACATCGACGACGAGGTGCCGACGGCGACGCGGAAGGCGACGGAGCGGCTCATCGCGAACACGGCGGGCGGGACGTCGATGACGCTGGCGCTGGCGCTGAACTACGGCGGCCGTCGCGACATGGTGAGCGCGATGCGCGCGGTGGCGGCGCAGGCGCGCGCGGGGTTGCTCCTGCCCGAGGACATCGACGCGCAGTCGCTGCGGCGCTTTCTGAGCACGAGCGAGCTGCCGGACGCGGATCTCGTGATCCGGACGGGCGGCGAGCAACGGCTGAGTGATTTCCTGCCGTTCGAGGCCGCGTTTGCCGAGCTCTTCTTCACGGACACGCTCTGGCCGGACTTCTCGGAGGCGACGCTCGACGACGCGCTCGCGTTCTACACGCGCCGCCAGCGCCGCTTCGGTCGGACCGACGAACAGGTCCGGCGCTCGGCGGAGGTCTGA
- a CDS encoding SMP-30/gluconolactonase/LRE family protein encodes MYRFPIQTLIACMLLGCQPPAAAPQATPQTPPEGPSRAYRKEVVVAGSPFQGVHGLALDGHGHLLASNLLGQSVHSVDLHSGAVSTLVGPPLGGADDVTLGPDGSIYWTGFFSGRLMRRTPDGKTHVLATDLPGLNSLAFRRDGRLYITQLGRGVDALSEVDPDGNKPPRQVLANPGFLNGFEFGTDDRLYGPILLKGQIVRLNVDTGAMEVVAQGFAMPTAVNFDARRENLYVVDAARGELVRVRAATGEKKVVASLPTGLDNLTVGPDDQVYVSNMVDNDIRVVNPADGSIRPLVEARLTVPSGLAVAPEDPDERLYVADVYALRRVGGRDGKITDTTRVLSTRMNFPMQVSLGAKHVVLSSAYLGSVQVQDRASGEILRTIPNTNGVQGALELADGTLLVAEAQTGKLVLIDTAEPAKTTVLTEGLEGPVGLVADTEAKVPGVYVTEVRSGRVTRVRLSDGFKHTVASDLQAPEGIARHPDGGLIVAEVGRKQLVRIDPATGRTTVLASGLPIGLPESEGLPPGYVPTGVAVGRSGTIYLSSDIESALYRFVPAP; translated from the coding sequence GTGTATCGATTCCCCATCCAAACCCTGATCGCCTGCATGCTGCTGGGATGCCAGCCCCCGGCCGCGGCTCCCCAGGCCACGCCACAGACGCCTCCCGAGGGCCCTTCCCGGGCCTATCGCAAAGAGGTGGTCGTGGCGGGCTCGCCCTTCCAGGGCGTCCATGGGCTGGCCCTCGACGGCCATGGGCACCTTTTGGCCAGCAATCTGCTCGGCCAGTCGGTCCATTCCGTCGATTTGCACAGCGGCGCGGTATCCACCCTGGTGGGGCCTCCCCTCGGCGGCGCGGACGACGTGACCCTGGGGCCCGATGGATCCATCTACTGGACCGGCTTTTTCTCCGGCCGATTGATGCGGCGCACGCCCGATGGCAAGACGCACGTCCTTGCCACGGATCTGCCGGGCCTCAACTCGCTGGCCTTCCGCCGCGACGGCAGGCTCTACATCACCCAGCTCGGCCGGGGGGTCGATGCGCTGTCGGAAGTGGATCCGGACGGGAACAAGCCTCCTCGGCAGGTCCTCGCCAATCCCGGCTTCCTCAATGGGTTCGAGTTTGGCACGGACGACCGGCTGTACGGCCCGATCCTGCTCAAGGGGCAAATCGTCCGGTTGAACGTGGACACAGGCGCCATGGAGGTCGTGGCGCAGGGTTTTGCCATGCCGACCGCCGTCAATTTCGACGCGCGCCGCGAGAATCTTTACGTGGTCGACGCGGCGCGCGGTGAGCTCGTCCGCGTCCGGGCCGCCACGGGAGAAAAGAAAGTCGTCGCGAGTCTGCCCACCGGACTCGATAACCTGACGGTCGGCCCCGACGACCAGGTGTACGTGTCCAACATGGTGGACAACGACATCCGCGTCGTGAATCCCGCCGACGGCTCCATCCGGCCCCTCGTCGAGGCGCGCTTGACCGTCCCCTCTGGCCTCGCGGTCGCGCCGGAGGATCCGGACGAGCGCCTGTACGTGGCGGATGTGTACGCCCTTCGCCGGGTGGGAGGGCGTGACGGAAAAATCACCGATACGACCCGTGTCCTCTCCACCCGAATGAACTTTCCGATGCAGGTGAGCCTGGGCGCGAAACACGTCGTGCTGAGCAGCGCCTATCTCGGGAGCGTGCAGGTGCAGGATCGGGCCTCCGGGGAAATCCTGCGGACGATTCCCAACACGAATGGCGTCCAAGGCGCGCTCGAGCTCGCCGATGGCACGCTGCTCGTCGCGGAGGCCCAGACGGGCAAGCTCGTGCTTATCGATACGGCCGAGCCTGCAAAGACCACGGTGCTGACCGAGGGATTGGAAGGGCCCGTGGGGCTCGTGGCAGACACGGAGGCGAAGGTGCCGGGGGTGTACGTCACCGAGGTGCGCTCGGGGCGGGTGACCCGGGTGCGTTTGTCGGATGGTTTCAAGCACACGGTGGCCAGCGATCTTCAGGCGCCCGAGGGCATTGCCCGGCATCCCGACGGCGGATTGATCGTCGCCGAGGTGGGCCGCAAGCAACTCGTGCGTATCGATCCGGCCACGGGGCGCACCACCGTGCTCGCGAGCGGCCTGCCCATTGGTTTGCCCGAGAGCGAGGGCCTGCCGCCGGGCTACGTCCCCACGGGGGTCGCCGTGGGCCGCTCGGGCACCATCTATCTGTCGTCGGATATCGAGAGCGCGCTCTATCGATTCGTCCCGGCGCCCTGA
- a CDS encoding RCC1 domain-containing protein yields the protein MRSARPRLALLLLALAACSHPAASGKTPMPTAPAASKPRPTVATAAPAANASPAVSFAPVKLGQVRRVVAGSSHTCVLGSEGVARCVGLLHQPHLPSGSSENTRVADVVLGERMVDIAAGSGFTCALTESGAVFCWGGWVYADPTTKRELRITGVTDATGIVVQETVGCAILRDGDAACWGNAEWLGESGNTSPTAAIRLGLNDVTSIAPGEDYVCVTRKGGAAQCKGNLPWKKDAAATWVPVPAKKGAAPFRRVSAARGRACFETDSAPLCLGTDLLGSILPELDMPAFARGARRVQAGGERVCAIDTSGRVACWGHAYYGETGIDPDAPLVGGAVPVVGVSDAIDLALSDNHTCALESDGDVFCWGLHREGQLGDGKPLHRATPVDVGVFRGATDIQGGSSETCILAGGDISCWGGDSDPGPWPQKASFPDRVVAMDLGQVTVCGLLPGGDVRCGFFNKVDRCKDRDNRQHCTLASRWDSDRLPALPGKATDFATDRINNVCALVGGAAHCLFYLGEAGGYDGDTWQKVPHVSGAVSIEATAETMCVIQGADRHVACFHDHRFDADQDFAEEAPNPKVTKIAGLTGVTALTGGASTFCALAGGALRCFEPDVERGTPTIRPTSAVAIDGLPQADAIAGADDMFCAIQAGKVHCWEMNHPGAVKTVPLPRPATRIGVGYEHACALTDDEHLWCWGRDEGGQLGVGRVAMSYRPIRAEVLR from the coding sequence GTGCGCTCCGCCCGCCCCCGCCTGGCCCTGCTCCTCCTCGCGCTCGCCGCGTGCAGCCATCCCGCTGCATCCGGAAAAACCCCGATGCCGACCGCGCCCGCCGCATCGAAGCCCAGGCCGACCGTCGCGACCGCCGCCCCCGCGGCCAACGCCTCCCCTGCCGTCTCCTTCGCGCCCGTGAAGCTCGGTCAGGTCCGCCGCGTGGTCGCGGGAAGCAGCCATACCTGCGTGCTTGGCTCCGAGGGCGTGGCCCGTTGCGTCGGGCTTCTCCACCAGCCGCATCTCCCCTCGGGATCCTCCGAGAATACGCGCGTCGCCGACGTCGTGCTCGGGGAGCGTATGGTCGATATCGCGGCCGGCTCCGGCTTCACGTGCGCGCTCACCGAATCCGGCGCCGTGTTCTGCTGGGGAGGCTGGGTGTACGCCGATCCGACCACGAAACGCGAGCTGCGTATCACCGGGGTCACGGACGCGACGGGGATCGTCGTCCAGGAAACGGTGGGCTGCGCCATTCTGCGCGACGGGGACGCAGCCTGCTGGGGCAACGCAGAGTGGCTCGGCGAGAGCGGGAACACCTCCCCAACCGCGGCGATTCGGCTCGGGCTCAACGACGTGACGTCGATCGCTCCGGGGGAAGATTACGTATGCGTCACGCGCAAGGGAGGCGCGGCGCAATGCAAGGGAAACCTCCCGTGGAAGAAGGACGCGGCGGCGACGTGGGTACCCGTTCCCGCGAAAAAGGGCGCGGCGCCGTTTCGGCGCGTGTCGGCCGCGAGGGGACGCGCCTGCTTCGAGACGGACAGCGCGCCGCTCTGCCTGGGCACCGATCTCCTGGGGAGCATCCTCCCCGAGCTCGACATGCCTGCGTTCGCGCGCGGCGCGCGTCGGGTGCAGGCGGGGGGCGAGCGCGTCTGCGCGATTGACACGAGCGGGCGGGTGGCGTGCTGGGGACATGCCTATTATGGGGAAACCGGCATCGATCCGGACGCGCCGCTCGTGGGCGGCGCCGTGCCCGTCGTGGGCGTGAGCGACGCCATCGATCTCGCGCTCTCGGACAACCATACCTGCGCGCTCGAATCGGACGGCGACGTGTTTTGCTGGGGCCTCCATCGAGAGGGCCAGCTCGGCGACGGCAAACCCCTCCACCGGGCGACCCCCGTGGACGTCGGCGTCTTTCGGGGCGCGACGGACATCCAGGGCGGGTCGAGCGAGACGTGTATCCTCGCCGGCGGCGACATCTCCTGCTGGGGCGGCGACAGCGACCCGGGGCCATGGCCGCAGAAAGCGAGCTTTCCCGACCGGGTCGTGGCCATGGACCTGGGTCAAGTCACCGTGTGCGGGCTCCTGCCCGGCGGCGACGTGCGTTGCGGGTTCTTCAACAAGGTCGACCGTTGCAAGGACCGGGACAACCGTCAGCATTGCACCCTGGCGTCGCGCTGGGACAGCGACCGGCTGCCGGCCTTGCCCGGCAAGGCGACCGATTTCGCGACCGATCGTATCAACAACGTGTGCGCCCTCGTCGGCGGCGCTGCGCATTGTCTGTTTTACCTCGGCGAGGCCGGCGGGTATGACGGCGATACCTGGCAAAAGGTGCCGCACGTGTCGGGCGCGGTCTCGATCGAGGCCACGGCCGAGACGATGTGCGTGATCCAGGGCGCCGATCGCCACGTCGCCTGCTTCCACGATCATCGCTTCGACGCGGACCAGGATTTCGCCGAGGAAGCGCCGAACCCCAAGGTCACGAAAATCGCGGGCCTCACCGGCGTGACGGCCCTGACCGGCGGCGCCTCGACGTTCTGCGCCCTGGCCGGCGGCGCGCTGCGCTGCTTCGAGCCGGACGTCGAGCGGGGCACCCCGACGATAAGGCCGACCTCGGCCGTCGCGATCGACGGTCTCCCGCAAGCAGATGCGATTGCAGGCGCGGACGACATGTTTTGCGCGATCCAAGCGGGAAAGGTCCATTGCTGGGAGATGAACCACCCGGGGGCCGTGAAGACGGTGCCGCTGCCGCGACCGGCGACGCGGATCGGCGTCGGATACGAGCACGCGTGTGCGCTCACGGACGACGAGCATTTGTGGTGCTGGGGGCGCGACGAAGGCGGGCAGCTCGGCGTGGGGCGCGTCGCGATGTCGTATCGGCCGATCCGAGCGGAGGTGTTGCGGTAG
- a CDS encoding SDR family NAD(P)-dependent oxidoreductase, protein MKVRNKVVVVTGGGNGIGRGLCLGLLSKGASVAAVDIDASALEETLALSGRDRDRLSTYIVNITDRDAVDALPARVVSRFGAVDGIINNAGIIQPFVRLKDLDYAAIDRVMNVNLFGTLYMTKAFLPHLLARPEAHITNISSMGGFLPVPGQTIYGAAKAAVKLLTEGLNSELLGTNVKVTVVFPGAIGTNIAVNSGVMDTLQLKDGAAPVPKMLAPGAAAQIILEGIENDAYRVLVGPDARLMDAIYRLHPQRAARFIYDQMRALLPK, encoded by the coding sequence ATGAAGGTCCGAAACAAGGTCGTCGTCGTGACCGGCGGCGGAAATGGCATCGGCAGGGGGCTCTGCCTCGGGCTTCTATCGAAGGGCGCGAGCGTCGCCGCCGTCGACATCGACGCGTCTGCCCTCGAAGAGACCCTCGCGCTTTCAGGGCGAGATCGGGACAGGCTTTCCACCTACATCGTGAACATCACGGATCGGGACGCGGTGGACGCGCTCCCGGCCCGGGTCGTCTCGCGTTTCGGGGCGGTCGACGGCATCATCAACAATGCGGGCATCATTCAACCGTTCGTCCGGTTGAAGGACCTCGATTATGCGGCGATCGATCGCGTGATGAACGTCAACCTGTTCGGGACGCTCTACATGACCAAGGCGTTCCTGCCGCACCTGCTCGCACGCCCGGAGGCGCACATCACGAACATCTCCAGCATGGGAGGATTTCTTCCCGTACCGGGACAAACAATTTACGGGGCCGCGAAGGCGGCCGTGAAACTCCTGACGGAGGGTTTGAACTCGGAGCTTCTGGGGACGAACGTGAAGGTCACGGTTGTGTTCCCGGGAGCGATTGGCACCAACATCGCGGTAAACTCGGGTGTGATGGACACCCTGCAGCTGAAGGACGGAGCGGCGCCGGTGCCCAAGATGCTGGCGCCCGGCGCGGCCGCGCAGATCATCCTCGAGGGGATCGAAAACGACGCATACCGCGTCCTCGTCGGGCCCGACGCCAGGCTCATGGATGCCATCTACAGGCTGCACCCCCAGCGCGCGGCGCGATTCATCTACGACCAGATGCGCGCGTTGTTGCCGAAGTAG
- a CDS encoding histidine kinase dimerization/phospho-acceptor domain-containing protein: MIRLLVASASAVGLILLVAYVASRIARARTRGTSIRLQVFLALAGIVGAFAFGLGLLVLDRIEARATLLAEDAARDEAAAIAAVVGGELDARGASLGDVGGRIARSADPDALHFSLLDPAGRPVFRAGPARGEPGTVFVTAPILVQSHVVGQVEVVKPTLVITRTLTDFAPTVLAISLVLGAAAAAAAVLIGRAIARPIEALTDFAVRVSEGERRAPPPPAFGREVQRLSRAIDSMRRQLEGRPFVETFAADLSHELKNPVAAIRASAEVLADGALEEPEEAARFVGRIQQATQRIEALLGDLLNLARIEARGVEDAAVVDLDKLARDAAAQARERGAIVHVSTHGAVTVRGSALWLSRALENLLDNAATHGEPSEAIHVSLLREGDEVRFTVRSRGRIHPHVAGRLFRRFVTTRVENGGTGLGLAIVRAIAEAHSGSAECAESGPPEVSFRITLPAAKIL; this comes from the coding sequence GTGATTCGCCTCCTCGTCGCTTCTGCCTCGGCCGTTGGCCTCATCCTCCTCGTCGCCTACGTCGCCTCGCGCATTGCCCGCGCCCGCACCCGCGGCACGAGCATTCGCCTCCAGGTCTTCCTCGCCCTCGCCGGCATCGTCGGCGCGTTCGCGTTTGGCCTCGGCCTCCTCGTCCTCGATCGCATCGAGGCCCGCGCCACGCTCCTCGCCGAGGACGCCGCGCGTGACGAGGCCGCCGCGATCGCCGCCGTCGTGGGCGGCGAGCTCGATGCCCGCGGCGCTTCCCTCGGCGACGTCGGCGGCCGCATCGCCCGCTCCGCCGATCCCGACGCCCTCCACTTCTCCCTCCTCGATCCCGCGGGCCGCCCCGTCTTCCGCGCCGGCCCGGCCCGGGGCGAGCCCGGCACCGTCTTCGTCACGGCGCCCATCCTCGTGCAGAGCCACGTCGTCGGCCAGGTCGAGGTCGTCAAGCCGACCCTCGTCATCACCCGCACCCTCACCGACTTCGCGCCCACGGTCCTCGCGATCAGCCTCGTGCTCGGAGCCGCCGCCGCGGCGGCCGCCGTGCTCATTGGCCGCGCCATTGCCCGGCCCATCGAGGCCCTCACCGACTTTGCCGTCCGTGTCAGCGAGGGCGAGCGACGCGCGCCGCCGCCCCCGGCGTTCGGCCGCGAGGTGCAGCGCCTCTCGCGCGCCATCGATTCCATGCGCCGCCAGCTCGAAGGCCGCCCCTTCGTCGAGACCTTCGCCGCCGACCTCTCGCACGAGCTCAAGAACCCCGTCGCGGCCATCCGCGCGAGCGCCGAGGTCCTCGCCGACGGCGCGCTCGAGGAGCCGGAGGAGGCCGCGCGTTTCGTCGGCCGCATCCAGCAAGCGACGCAGCGCATCGAGGCCCTGCTCGGCGACCTCTTGAACCTCGCGCGGATCGAAGCACGCGGCGTCGAGGACGCCGCCGTCGTCGATCTCGACAAACTCGCCCGGGACGCCGCGGCGCAGGCCCGCGAGCGTGGCGCGATCGTGCACGTCTCCACCCATGGCGCCGTCACCGTCCGCGGCAGCGCCCTCTGGCTCTCCCGGGCCCTCGAGAACCTGCTCGACAACGCCGCCACGCACGGCGAGCCCAGCGAGGCGATCCACGTTTCGCTCCTACGCGAAGGCGACGAAGTGCGGTTCACCGTCCGGAGCCGCGGCCGCATCCATCCGCACGTCGCCGGCCGCCTGTTCCGCCGTTTCGTCACGACGCGCGTGGAGAACGGCGGCACGGGCCTCGGCCTCGCGATCGTGCGCGCCATCGCCGAGGCCCACAGCGGCTCCGCGGAGTGCGCCGAGAGCGGCCCGCCCGAGGTCTCCTTCCGGATCACGCTGCCCGCTGCGAAGATTCTGTAA
- a CDS encoding flavin-containing monooxygenase → MDATKKGEAAFSPEALQEKYRLEREKRLRADGSTQYLELSKVYADFDKDPYVEPGFTRPAVTETIDVLIVGGGFGGMLAAVRLRQAGVHSFRVVEKGGDFGGTWYWNRYPGAACDVESYIYMPLLEETGYVPTEKYAKATEIFAHCQRIGRQFDLYKAALFQTEVEQMDWDEEQRRWMVTTNRGDKLAARFVVIAGGILHKAKLPGIPGIETFKGHSFHTSRWDYAYTGGGPAGSMTRLADKRVGIIGTGATAVQAIPHLGASAKQLYVFQRTPSGVGERNNQPTDEAWAKTLAPGWQRERMINFTAIVSGRKQDVDLVKDGWTYIFDDAETRNATTPAEAAGLRQLADYRKMEEIRARVDSIVKDSAAAEALKPYYNQLCKRPCFHDEYLETFNRPNVELVDTDGKGVERITPTGVVVNGKEYPVDCLIYSTGFEVSSEYTRRLGFDIRGRGGKSLRESWADGPTTLHGMLTRGYPNLLIFSPTQSGWAINFVHVLDELAQHAAYIVERCLKQGVETIEPTEQAQQQWWEVIMGSLMTNPIAFGGPECTPGYYNNEGILALSLARFAAYNGGTLEFFEILNNWRKADDLAGLEVTRG, encoded by the coding sequence ATGGATGCGACGAAGAAGGGTGAGGCCGCTTTTTCTCCGGAGGCGTTGCAGGAGAAGTACCGGCTCGAGCGCGAGAAGCGGCTGCGCGCCGACGGCAGCACCCAGTACCTCGAGCTCAGCAAGGTGTACGCGGACTTCGACAAGGATCCCTACGTCGAGCCTGGCTTCACCCGTCCGGCGGTGACCGAGACGATCGACGTGCTGATCGTCGGTGGTGGCTTCGGCGGCATGCTGGCGGCGGTGCGGCTGCGCCAGGCGGGGGTTCATTCCTTCCGCGTCGTCGAGAAGGGCGGCGACTTCGGCGGCACCTGGTACTGGAACCGTTATCCGGGCGCCGCCTGCGACGTGGAATCCTACATCTACATGCCGCTGCTCGAAGAGACCGGCTACGTCCCGACGGAGAAGTACGCCAAGGCGACCGAGATCTTCGCCCACTGCCAGCGGATCGGCCGGCAATTCGACCTCTACAAGGCGGCGCTGTTCCAGACCGAGGTCGAGCAGATGGACTGGGACGAAGAGCAACGGCGTTGGATGGTTACGACAAACCGCGGCGACAAACTCGCGGCGCGGTTCGTGGTCATCGCCGGGGGCATCCTCCACAAGGCGAAGCTGCCCGGCATCCCGGGGATCGAGACGTTCAAGGGCCACAGCTTCCATACGAGCCGGTGGGACTATGCTTATACCGGCGGCGGCCCCGCGGGCAGCATGACCCGGCTCGCCGACAAACGCGTGGGCATCATCGGGACGGGAGCGACCGCAGTCCAGGCGATTCCCCACCTCGGCGCTTCGGCCAAGCAATTGTACGTTTTTCAGCGCACGCCCTCGGGCGTCGGCGAACGGAACAACCAGCCGACCGACGAGGCCTGGGCGAAGACGCTCGCGCCCGGCTGGCAGCGGGAGCGCATGATCAATTTCACCGCCATCGTTTCGGGTCGAAAGCAGGACGTCGACCTGGTGAAGGACGGCTGGACCTACATCTTCGACGACGCCGAGACCCGCAATGCCACGACCCCCGCGGAGGCGGCCGGGCTGCGCCAGCTCGCCGATTACCGCAAGATGGAGGAAATCCGCGCGCGGGTGGACTCCATCGTCAAGGATTCGGCGGCGGCCGAGGCGCTCAAGCCCTACTACAACCAGCTCTGCAAGCGTCCCTGCTTCCACGACGAATACCTGGAGACGTTCAACCGCCCGAACGTCGAGCTCGTCGATACCGACGGCAAGGGCGTGGAGCGAATCACGCCCACCGGCGTGGTCGTGAACGGCAAGGAATACCCCGTGGATTGCCTGATTTACTCCACGGGCTTCGAGGTCTCGAGCGAATACACCCGCCGGCTGGGCTTCGACATCCGCGGGCGCGGCGGCAAGTCCTTGCGCGAGAGCTGGGCCGACGGCCCGACGACGCTCCACGGCATGCTCACCCGCGGATATCCGAACCTCCTGATCTTCAGCCCCACCCAGAGCGGTTGGGCCATCAACTTCGTCCATGTCCTCGACGAGCTGGCGCAGCACGCCGCCTACATCGTCGAGCGTTGCCTGAAGCAGGGCGTCGAGACCATCGAGCCGACGGAGCAGGCGCAGCAGCAATGGTGGGAGGTGATCATGGGCAGCCTCATGACGAACCCCATCGCCTTCGGCGGTCCCGAATGCACGCCCGGCTACTACAACAACGAGGGCATCCTCGCGCTGAGCCTGGCGCGCTTCGCCGCGTACAACGGCGGCACGCTCGAGTTCTTCGAGATCCTGAACAACTGGCGCAAGGCCGACGATCTCGCGGGGCTGGAAGTGACACGTGGCTGA